The DNA window TTACTGCTTGTGTCATTGGAAAGCCTATAAGAATAGGTGGTTGGGATATGTTGAATAGATCACCTAAGCCAATGTATAAGGCAATTCCTGCTGGGAGTGTGTATTACTTTAGAGTGCTAAATAAGTGTAGTTGGAAGGATATATTAGACTATTTTCACTTTAAAAACATATCTGATGTAGAGAGAGAAAAAGGGTTCGGTCTTTCTTTTGTAGGGATAGTTAAACCTTGAGGTAAGGAGGTAGGCTTATGAAAAAGTTGATAACAACAGTTGGAACATCAATATTTGAGAATTATGTTAAACTTACTAAAGATGCTTCAATAAAAGATACAATTGATCATCTTTCTACGCAAACCTACTACGATCAGCAAGGGAATTCCAGGGAAAGTTCTGAAACCATGAGGACTAATGTTGTTAGAAACAAGTTGAAACAATATATACAGAAGCAATCCAGTCTAGACTCAATTTCAGCAGAATTAAAGAGTATATCCAAGATAATTGATATTGAACTAAAGAATGGAGAAAGAGAATTCCTTATATACCTTCTATCTTCTGATACATTATCAGGTCGGTTAGCATCTGAACTTGTAGAGAAAGCTTTACATCAAACCTACGACAACAACTCTAAAGGAGTAGAAATTCGGAAGATAGAAGTAAAAGTTATTCAACATCTGCAGGTTATAGATCAGAAGAAGTTTAACAGGGGTATGGCAAACCTGATAAGTGAAGTATATAGCATAGTAGAGGAATACTGGGATAATGTAATCATTAACATAACTGGCGGATACAAGTCTTCTATACCGTTTCTAACAATACTTGGGCAACTCAACGGTTGTGACATCTACTACATCTACGAAAATACTGATACTTTGATAAAGATACCAAAAATGCCTATCTCAAGTAAGTGTTTTGATATTTGTAAAATAGACAGATACTATTCTTATTTTGAGAAGTTAGATAAGGGATTAGATGACAGAGGTGAGATAGCAAAAATACTATCCTCTAGTTTTTACGAAGACTTTTCTTTCGTAGTTTGGCATTACCAAGAAAAAGATGGTGAGTTGATGGAACTTAATCCTATTGGTAAGATACTATTTGAGAAATACAAAGAGAATGTTCATTATTTCTGGTCAAATGACAATGTGGTAAATAAGATACTATCTTCTAAAGGACTTCTAGATATTCTTGACAAATTCTTTAATAAACAGATTAGAATCTCAAAAACTGAACACAAGGGTAATCATATGGTTTATGATGATGGTAATAATCCTATTAGGATATTCTACTACTATGTAAATAATCAACTTAGTAAGAATGAAGAGTTATGTATATACGAAGCTTTTGACAATCATGACAAGTATATAAGATACCTAGAAGACAATCCACAGGTTCCACAAGGAGTTTGTAGTAAGAAGTATAAATACTATGCTGATTCCTATGTGAAAGATTTTGATTGTAGTCTTTCACGAAGTATAGTTGAAGTAGAAATTAAATAGAAGGTATGGATTTGGAGGTGCTTATGTTTAAAGAAAAGAAGATTATGTTTCTGATTGCCGAGACTCCCGTTCATGCGGGGAGTGGCAGTGAAGTAGGGGTCATTGACCTACCTATCCAGAGAGAAAGACACACCAACTTTCCAAAGATTGAGAGTTCTGGACTGAAAGGATGTTTGAGAGATGCATTTAGAGATTCTGGTGTAGAACAGACAATAATTAATGCGATATTCGGTCCTGAAAGTAGTGGAGATTATGCTGGTGCAATGGCGGTAACTGATGCTAGAATACTACTCTTCCCTGTAAAATCCTTAAAGGGAGTTTTTGCTTGGATTACTTGCCCGATGGTCATTGAGAGGTTTGTTAGGGATCTTATGATGATAAACAAGAACACGAAACCTGAAAATCCTACTGACGAACTTCAAATTCCTATTAACGAGTTTGCAAGTCTTGATAATTCTCCAGGAGCAAAGATTACTAGTAGGTGTGGAGTATTGATAAACTCTGAAAACTCTAAAAAGATAGTTCTAGAAGAGTTTTCAATTGAGGTAAAAGACTCTGAATCTAAAGAGGCTGACAAAGTTGCAGAATGGTTATCTAAAAACATTTTTCCAAGCGATCCATCTTATGAATTTTGGAGGTCAAAATTGAATAATGATTTGGTGATAGTGGATAATGACACTTTCGCCCAATTTGTCAGTAATTCAACAGAGGTAGTAACTAGGGTTAGAATTTCTGATAAAACTGGAACTGCTGAAGAAGGCGGATTATGGATAGAAGAATATCTTCCACAGGATACCATTCTATATTCGTTAGTTATGTTTACAGATGCAAGAAATCCTGGGAGTCAACCTAATAATGGTTCCAATCTACATAATACTTTTGTATCTAAGCTGTCTGAAATTGGGGTTATCCAGGTTGGGGGAAATGCTACTACTGGTAAAGGGTTCGTTAGAGTAAATTTTTATCCGCATCAAAATCAAAATAAATAAGTTTGTGGAGGTTGCTATGAGTGAGCAGAGTCTGTTTTCAAAGATAGAAAGGGGAATAGCAGAAAAGGCTTATGAGTTTGTGAAGAGTGCTAAAAGGGAATTAAGTGGAAAAGCAAAAGATTATAAGTCTCTTGTAAGAAAAATCCCCCAGATGATAATGTACGGTGGGCTTGGTCAGAGTATTGCCTTTTTATATTCAAAAAAGAGTGGAAATGAAGTGCATAAGTTATTGTATGAGCAATTTAAGGATTATTTCAAAAGTGACATCGTGGCAATAAGACTTGATCAAAGCAACATAGAACTTATACAATGGATAATCTCCCTTGACTCATACGGATACTCTATTGCAACTCGGGAACTTATGTCATTAGTTAAATGGTTGAAAAGATTTGCGGAAGGAATGATAGAAGGATGATAAGAAAATAGGAGTTTAGATATGAGGTCTCAAGGTAATTACAATCAAAGATTTAATAGAAGTCATGAACGCCCAGAGGAGAAATATGTATTCTTTACACCAAGTGATACTTCAAGTATTCTAAGTGGAGTGATTACCAAGCAGTATGATAGGTATCAGATTGTTGAAAGAAGTGATATTGATTTCAACCTATGCTTACTTTTTATGAAATATTTGCCAGTAGGTAATAGGAGAGATCAGCAAGGTCTTATCTATTTTGAAAGAGATAAAAAGACAAAATATCTTGAAGCGATAAAAAATCACT is part of the Brevinematales bacterium genome and encodes:
- the cmr5 gene encoding type III-B CRISPR module-associated protein Cmr5, with amino-acid sequence MSEQSLFSKIERGIAEKAYEFVKSAKRELSGKAKDYKSLVRKIPQMIMYGGLGQSIAFLYSKKSGNEVHKLLYEQFKDYFKSDIVAIRLDQSNIELIQWIISLDSYGYSIATRELMSLVKWLKRFAEGMIEG
- a CDS encoding putative CRISPR-associated protein — translated: MKKLITTVGTSIFENYVKLTKDASIKDTIDHLSTQTYYDQQGNSRESSETMRTNVVRNKLKQYIQKQSSLDSISAELKSISKIIDIELKNGEREFLIYLLSSDTLSGRLASELVEKALHQTYDNNSKGVEIRKIEVKVIQHLQVIDQKKFNRGMANLISEVYSIVEEYWDNVIINITGGYKSSIPFLTILGQLNGCDIYYIYENTDTLIKIPKMPISSKCFDICKIDRYYSYFEKLDKGLDDRGEIAKILSSSFYEDFSFVVWHYQEKDGELMELNPIGKILFEKYKENVHYFWSNDNVVNKILSSKGLLDILDKFFNKQIRISKTEHKGNHMVYDDGNNPIRIFYYYVNNQLSKNEELCIYEAFDNHDKYIRYLEDNPQVPQGVCSKKYKYYADSYVKDFDCSLSRSIVEVEIK
- the cmr4 gene encoding type III-B CRISPR module RAMP protein Cmr4; this translates as MFKEKKIMFLIAETPVHAGSGSEVGVIDLPIQRERHTNFPKIESSGLKGCLRDAFRDSGVEQTIINAIFGPESSGDYAGAMAVTDARILLFPVKSLKGVFAWITCPMVIERFVRDLMMINKNTKPENPTDELQIPINEFASLDNSPGAKITSRCGVLINSENSKKIVLEEFSIEVKDSESKEADKVAEWLSKNIFPSDPSYEFWRSKLNNDLVIVDNDTFAQFVSNSTEVVTRVRISDKTGTAEEGGLWIEEYLPQDTILYSLVMFTDARNPGSQPNNGSNLHNTFVSKLSEIGVIQVGGNATTGKGFVRVNFYPHQNQNK